The Budorcas taxicolor isolate Tak-1 chromosome 25, Takin1.1, whole genome shotgun sequence genome includes a region encoding these proteins:
- the CDHR5 gene encoding cadherin-related family member 5: MGTWVLLLPLLFAAEAQAQGTVCSVEKTFLTVEENTNPGEPLLDIYVPEGQQVTLGPSSTSFAFRIQGNQLFLNVTPDYEANTMLEAHLECRSGGSAVTQLRVFVSVLDVNDNPPRFPYETKLWKVPEDTRVNTTVVSETELEAQDQDKDDVLFYTLQEVTLGASSFFSLVGANRPALRLDQSLDLERWPNMTFRLLARDTQEETTEPSHTATATLVLEVQPVDLRPPWFLPCSYSDGLVCIHAQYHGAVPTGHRLPGPLILHPGPVYAVDGDRGIDQPIKYSIISGNEDNTFFISADSGNLTMTKSIPSAKTFLLVVKGEQADNAQYSVTQVTVEARNASGSVPQFAQSLYRGTVGLGSGVGVAIKDAADPSQPLRIRAQDPEFPELNSAITYRITNNSDFRMDGEAVLTAASLEHAGVFYAEVEAENTVSSGTATTVVEIQVSEQEPSPTGPPTSPETGRTTRPSSGTTSEVPRPPEPSQGSSTTSSGGDTGLQPSSGTTLRPLASSTPSGPPSVGTSPSPSAASPSRGSATRPSSGPTSEAPQPSEPSQGSSTTSSGGNTGPHPSPGTTLRPPASSTPVPAGTPSVGTSPSPPAASPSGGSAQTSKPGTSPPTSPGSSRNTWTPGTSETARTEGRPDGGQAGDRRFSEAEMAALGGVLSALLLLALIALTVLVYKHYGHRLVCGFGRALKSQPQGFDNQAFLNDSDDANWVPAPSPSPSHAMPAPQEPEPPEPAPPSPETPRGLPEAPAKGEDGGSPAAVRSILTKERRPEGGYKAVWFGEDIGAEADVVVLNTPASEVGGSGDSGSEGSGDEAADAQDALGTDSIHF, encoded by the exons ATGGGGACCTGGGTCCTGCTGCTCCCGCTGCTGTTTGCGGCTGAGGCCCAGGCCCAGGGTACAG TCTGCTCCGTGGAGAAGACCTTCCTCACAGTCGAGGAGAACACGAACCCCGGGGAGCCCCTCCTGGACATCTACGTCCCCGAGGGCCAGCAGGTGACCCTTGGACCCTCGTCCACCTCTTTTGCGTTTCGGATCCAGGGGAATCAGCTGTTTCTCAACGTGACCCCGGACTATGAG GCGAACACAATGCTGGAGGCTCACCTGGAGTGCAGGAGCGGTGGCTCCGCG GTGACTCAGCTGAGGGTGTTTGTGTCCGTGCTGGATGTCAACGACAACCCGCCCAGGTTCCCCTATGAGACCAAGCTCTGGAAAGTGCCTGAG GACACTCGGGTGAACACCACCGTCGTCTCAGAGACAGAACTGGAGGCCCAGGACCAGGACAAAGACGATGTCCTTTTCTACACCCTCCAAGAGGTCACCCTG GGAGCCAGCAGTTTCTTCTCCTTGGTGGGTGCGAACCGCCCAGCGCTGCGGCTGGACCAGTCACTGGACTTGGAGAGGTGGCCAAACATGACCTTCCGGCTGCTGGCCCGG gacacacaggaggaGACCACGGAGCCCAGCCACACAGCCACAGCCACCTTGGTCCTGGAGGTGCAGCCCGTCGACCTGCGGCCCCCCTGGTTCCTGCCCTGCAGCTACTCGGATGGTCTTGTCTGCATCCATGCCCAGTACCATGGGGCTGTGCCCACCGGCCACAGACTG CCAGGCCCCCTCATCCTGCACCCTGGGCCAGTCTACGCCGTGGATGGGGACCGGGGCATCGACCAGCCCATCAAGTACAGCATCATCAGTG GAAACGAGGACAACACGTTCTTCATCAGTGCCGACTCGGGAAACCTCACCATGACCAAGAGCATCCCCAGTGCCAAGACCTTCCTTCTGGTGGTCAAG GGCGAGCAGGCTGATAACGCCCAATACTCCGTGACCCAGGTCACGGTGGAGGCCCGGAATGCCAGCGGGAGCGTGCCCCAGTTCGCGCAGAGCCTGTATCGTGGCACTGTGGGGCTTGGCTCTGGGGTGGGCGTGGCCATCAAGGATGCAGCTGACCCTTCCCAGCCGCTGAGGATCCGGGCCCAGGACCCTGAGTTCCCA GAGCTCAACTCAGCCATCACATATCGAATCACCAACAACTCTGACTTCCGAATGGACGGAGAAGCCGTCCTGACTGCCGCCTCGCTGGAGCACGCCGGGGTTTTCTATGCCGAG GTCGAGGCCGAGAATACAGTGAGTTCAGGCACTGCGACCACGGTCGTGGAGATTCAGGTCTCAGAACAGGAGCCCTCCCCCACAG GCCCCCCCACGTCCCCAGAGACGGGAAGAACTACCAGACCCTCGAGCGGCACCACTTCAGAGGTCCCCCGGCCCCCTGAGCCCTCTCAGGGGTCCTCCACGACCAGCTCTGGAGGAGACACAGGCCTGCAGCCTTCCTCAGGCACCACTCTGAGGCCACTGGCCTCCTCCACGCCTTCGGGGCCCCCCAGTGTGGGAACCAGCCCCTCCCCTTCAGCAGCCTCACCCAGCCGGGGCTCAGCAACCAGACCCTCAAGCGGCCCCACTTCAGAAGCTCCCCAACCCTCTGAGCCCTCTCAGGGGTCCTCCACGACCAGCTCTGGGGGGAACACTGGcccacacccctccccaggcACCACTCTGAGGCCACCGGCCTCCTCCACGCCTGTGCCTGCCGGGACCCCTAGTGTGGGGACCAGCCCCTCCCCCCCAGCAGCCTCACCCAGTGGGGGCTCAGCACAGACCTCGAAACCAGGAACCTCTCCGCCGACGTCCCCTGGGTCCAGCAGGAACACCTGGACGCCAG GGACATCTGAAACAGCCCGAACAGAAGGCAGGCCAGACGGCGGCCAGGCTGGGGACCGGCGCTTTTCGGAGGCAGAGATGGCGGCACTGGGCGGGGTGCTGAGCGCACTGCTCCTCCTGGCTCTGATCGCCCTCACGGTCCTGGTCTACAAGCACTACGGCCACCGACTCGTGTGCGGCTTTGGCCGAGCACTG AAGTCCCAGCCTCAAGGGTTTGACAACCAGGCTTTCCTCAACGACTCGGACGATGCCAACTGGGTGCCGGCGCCTAGCCCTTCACCCAGCCACGCCATGCCAGCTCCCCAGGAGCCCGAGCCCCCGGAGCCCGCGCCACCCAGCCCTGAGACCCCGCGTGGGCTCCCAGAGGCCCCTGCCAAAGGCGAGGACGGGGGCAGCCCGGCGGCCGTGAGGTCCATCCTGACCAAGGAGCGGCGGCCTGAGGGCGGCTACAAGGCCGTGTGGTTTGGAGAGGACATCGGCGCCGAGGCCGACGTGGTGGTTCTCAACACGCCCGCCTCGGAAGTGGGTGGCTCTGGCGACTCTGGCAGCGAGGGCAGCGGTGACGAGGCTGCAGATGCCCAGGACGCGCTTGGTACCGACTCCATCCACTTCTAA